CAGGAAACGGGAACTTCTTTTAATTATGTCCCGTTTGAGGGAGCTGCTCCAGCAGTCAGTTCGCTTCTCGGCGGTCACATCGATGCTGTTTCTGTAAGCCCATCTGAAGTCAAGGCAGGCATAGACGGTGGAGACTTAAAGGTACTAGCTGTTATGGGAGAAGAACGGGATCCGATTGTACCGGATGTTCCTACCCTTCAAGAAGAAGGTATAGACCTTACGTTAGGAGCTTGGGGAGGATTTGTCGCACCAAAAGATACGCCACAGGAAATTGTGGACGCTTTAGATCATGCAATTAACAAAAGTATGGAAACGGATACATTCAAGCGATTAGCAGAAACGAATGGGTTGACCCCTGCATATTTATCCAATGAAGATTTTAAGGAATTTGTGTTGGGAGAATACGATTTTTACAATGAATTTATTCCAACCATCCAGATGCAGTAATGGATTAGCATAAATGATAGATGAGGGGAGGAAATATTAATGAAAAAAACCAATCTGATATTTAATGCCATATTGTTTGTGGCGATTGTTTACCTATTCGTTTTAACTTTCTTTTTCCCGACTCGTTTTGGTATAGAGGATTCAGGACCAGCAATTTTCCCAAGATTTGCACTTATTGGTCTCGCTGTTCTTTTATTGATAGATACAATATCTACTATTCGGAAAAGTGGTAATATTCCTTTATTTACACAAGAAGAGAAAAAGAAATTAGTCCGTTTCATGTTGTTATTAGCGACCATTTTTGTTTTTGTACTTCTACTAGGCAAAATAAATTTTATTATCCTTTCGTTCATCAGTTTGTTTGTCGTTAGTATGATTTTTAAACTCAAATGGATCACATCAGTAATGACGTCTGTGGTATTAACCTTGTTTATTTACTTTGTTTTTGTTGAAGGTTTAAATATTGTTTTTTAGGAGGTGTTTATGTGGATACAATCATTCAACTATTTCAACCAAGTGTGATTCTCTTTATGATCCTTGGTTCTGTACTGGGGTTATTTATCGGAGCACTTCCCGGATTGACAGCAACAATGGGGGTAGCTGTTTTAACACCGCTTACTTTTTGGCTGGAACCGGCAGACGGGTTGGCTATGCTGATTGCCATTTACTGTACAGCCATTTTTGCGGGGGATATACCGGCTATTCTTGTAAATACCCCGGGAACTCCTGCCTCTGTTGTAACGACATTTGATGGATATAAATTGACACAGAAAGGAAAAGAAGGGATAGCACTCGGAATTAATGCTATCTATTCCGGGTTAGGCGGTCTGGTAAGTGTGCTGTTCTTAATCGTCGCTTCCGTGCCAATTTCAAAATTTGCGCTTAGCTTCGGACCGGCGGAATATTTTTCCCTGGCGGTATTTGGGTTATCCATTATGATTAGCGTTGCTTCCAAATCAATTATAAAGGGCCTTATCTCCGGATTTATCGGTCTGTTTATTATTACAATTGGTTTGGATCCGATAATGAATATTCCACGCTTTACATATGGCTATCCTCCGTTATTGGAAGGCTTTTCTTTCATACCGGTGATGATAGGTCTATTCGGTTTAGGGGAAGTATTCAGCCAAATGTTAGGCAAAAATGAAAATATTAAAGTAGAGAAAAGAAAAGTAGGACGAATTATCCCAACAAAAGCGGAACGAAAAGAAGTGCGGCGACCGTTTCTAGTCTCTTCTGTATTAGCAACATTTATTGGCGCTATTCCTGGAGCAGGCGGAGATATAGCATCGATGATTTCCTGGAACCAGAATAAAAATATGTCAAAGGGAGAGAAGAAAGAGGAATATGGGAACGGCTCGCTTGGAGGGGTCACATCTGCTGCGGTATCAAATAATGCTGTGATCGGTGGAGCTTTTACAACCATGATGACATTGGGGCTGCCTGGTGACGCAGTAACGGCGATATTGATTGGTTCATTAATGATGTATGGTCTTGACCCTGGTCCGGCTTTGTTTACAGATAATATTGAAATGGTGCATTTAATCTTCGGGCTTTTGATTATTGCTAATATTTTAGTGATCGTCATCGGTTTGTTAGGATCTAATTTATTTTCGCGCATCATGCTGATTAAACAGGAGATTATCTGGGTAGCAATAATTATTTTCTGTGTCATTGGATCTTACGCAATTAACAATTCCTATTTTGATGTGTGGGTTATGGTAATAGCAGGAATAGCCGGTTTCTTATT
The nucleotide sequence above comes from Oceanobacillus timonensis. Encoded proteins:
- a CDS encoding tripartite tricarboxylate transporter TctB family protein, translating into MKKTNLIFNAILFVAIVYLFVLTFFFPTRFGIEDSGPAIFPRFALIGLAVLLLIDTISTIRKSGNIPLFTQEEKKKLVRFMLLLATIFVFVLLLGKINFIILSFISLFVVSMIFKLKWITSVMTSVVLTLFIYFVFVEGLNIVF
- a CDS encoding tripartite tricarboxylate transporter permease encodes the protein MDTIIQLFQPSVILFMILGSVLGLFIGALPGLTATMGVAVLTPLTFWLEPADGLAMLIAIYCTAIFAGDIPAILVNTPGTPASVVTTFDGYKLTQKGKEGIALGINAIYSGLGGLVSVLFLIVASVPISKFALSFGPAEYFSLAVFGLSIMISVASKSIIKGLISGFIGLFIITIGLDPIMNIPRFTYGYPPLLEGFSFIPVMIGLFGLGEVFSQMLGKNENIKVEKRKVGRIIPTKAERKEVRRPFLVSSVLATFIGAIPGAGGDIASMISWNQNKNMSKGEKKEEYGNGSLGGVTSAAVSNNAVIGGAFTTMMTLGLPGDAVTAILIGSLMMYGLDPGPALFTDNIEMVHLIFGLLIIANILVIVIGLLGSNLFSRIMLIKQEIIWVAIIIFCVIGSYAINNSYFDVWVMVIAGIAGFLFKKLDIPLGPLILALILGPMAESNFRRALVISQGDGMMIFLTSPIALILLIIAAVSIVIPVIRKLKAKETL